CTATCAAGCGATGTTGGTGAATAATAGCCGACAACAGCAAGGCGCTTCGCCCTGACTTACCCCAGAACGAAGCGCGGCTGCAGAGACTCTCTGTTCTCTGAACCTGACGAATTATTAAAGCCAACGTGAACTTTTAGCGGACAGTATGTCCGCTTTTTTTTGTTCAAATTTCGAGGGGATTAGACCAGGCGCTGTTTAGCGTCAGTGATGGCCTGGGCAACCTGCACAGGTGAAACGCCTCCCTTAGCAGCGCGTTTATCGAGGCAGGATTGCAGCGACAGGATCGGATAAACATCGTCGCCAATAACCGCACTGAATTTTTGCAGATCGGCAAGCGTTAAGGCTTCGAGCGCTTTACCTTGTTTAATCGCTTCGACCACCGCCTCCCCAACAATGTGGTGGGCTTCACGGAACGGTACGCCTTTGGCGACCAGATAATCCGCCAGCTCGGTGGCATTCGCATAGCCTTGTTCGGCCGCTTCCTGACAGCGAGGACGTTTTACCTGGATACCGTCCAGCACCAGCACCGACATATGCAGACAGTCAAGCCATGTGTCGAGCGCGTCGAACAGCCCCTCTTTGTCTTCCTGCATATCTTTGTTATAGGCCAGCGGCAGACCTTTCAGGGTCATCATCATGCCGGTCAGCGCACCCTGCACGCGGCCACATTTGCCGCGGATCAGCTCCAGCGCGTCCGGATTCTTCTTCTGCGGCATCAGCGAAGAGCCGGAAGTGACGCGATCGGAAAGCTCAACAAAACCGGCTTCTCCGGTATTGAAGAAGATCAGGTCTTCGGCAAAACGGGAAAGGTGGACCATGCCGATAGAAGCATTGGACAGCAGCTCCAGCACGTGATCGCGATCGGAAACGCTGTCCAGGCTGTTGCGGGTTGCAGAGGCAAAACCTAACCAGCCAGCCAGCTGCTCACGATCAATCTCATAGGCCGTCCCCGCCAGCGCGCCGCTGCCCAGCGGGCTAACGTCCAGACGATCCAGCGTGCTTTGCAGGCGGCTTTCATCGCGAGCCAGCATTTCTACGTACGCCAGGCACCAGTGAGCAAACGTCACCGGCTGCGCACGCTGCAGGTGCGTATAGCCCGGCATCACGGCATCCTGGTTAGCTTCGGCAGTTTCAATCAGCGCCTGCTGAACCTGGCGAGTGGCCGCCAGCAGTTCACTAATCTGCATTTTGCACCACAGCTTCAGGTCGGTCGCGACCTGATCGTTACGGCTACGGCCAGTATGGAGTTTTTTACCCAGCGCACCGACTTTATCGATAAGCTTGCCTTCCACCCAGCTGTGAATATCTTCCGCATCGCTTTCCAGAATCGCCTGCGGGTTGGCCTGCACTTCTTCCAGTAAAACGTTCAGAGCCTGCTCAAGCTGCTGTTGCTCAGCTTCAGTCAGCACGCCCACGGTGACCAGCGCTTTGGACCAGGCGACGGAACCTACGATGTCTTGCTCAGCTAAGCGATAGTCAAAGCGCAAAGAGTCATTGAATTGCTTAAACCGCCGATCGGCTGCCTGAGTAAAACGCCCACCCCAAAGTGCCATAGTCATGCTCCATTACATTATTGATGTTCATCTGCCCCTCACACCCTCCCCATTCAGGGAAAGCGTGAGGGTAAAAAATTACTTCTTAAGTTCGTTCAGCGCACGTATACGAGAAGAGAGTGAGAACAGACGGATGAAGCCGCCAGCGTGGCTGTGATCGTAAACTTCGTCTTCGCCAAAGGTCGCAAACTCTTCACTGTACAGGCTGTTCGGTGACTTCTTCTGAATCGCCGTTACCTGACCTTTGTAAAGCTGCAGCACAACTTCGCCGTTCACCTCTTCCGCCAGCGACTCGGCAGACGCCTGCAGGGATTTACGCAGCGGCGCAAACCAGCGGCCATCGTACACAACGTAGGACATTTCCAGCCCCAGCTGCTCACGCCATTTGAAGGAATCGCGATCCAGCACCAGCTGCTCAACGCCACGCAGCGCAGCCATAATAATCGTGCCCCCCGGGGTTTCATAGCAGCCGCGGGACTTAATGCCCACCAGGCGGTTTTCAACGATATCGATACGGCCAATACCGTGTTTAGAGCCGATGACATTCAGGGTCTCAAGGCACTTGAACGGGCTCATCGCTTCGCCGTTGACGGCAACCACTTTGCCCTGCTTAACGGTAACGGTCACCTGCTCTGCCTGATCTGGCGCTTCCTGCGGGTCAACGGTCCACACCCAGCAATCTTTATTCGGCGCATTCCACGGGCTTTCCAGCACGCCACCTTCGGTAGAAATGTGCCATGCGTTCTCGTCACGGCTGTAGATTTTTTCCAGTGAGGCAGTCGTCGGGATATCACGCTCCTTCAGGTAGTCGAGCAGCGCTTCACGGGAACGCAGGTTCCACTCACGCCATGGCGCAACAACTTTCAGATGTGGAGCCAGCGCGGCCCAGGTGGATTCAAAACGCACCTGGTCGTTACCTTTGCCGGTCGCCCCGTGGCACAGCGCATCTGCGCCCACTTTATTGGCCACATCCACCAGCACCTTAGCGATCAGCGGACGCGCCATTGAAGTGCCGAGCAGGTAGCTGCCTTCATACAGCGCTCCGGTCTGCAGCACAGGGTAAACATAGTCGCTGATGAACTCTTCACGCGCATCCACGACGTAGCACTCAGAAGCGCCAGAACGTAACGCTTTCTGCTCTACGCCTTTAAGATCTTCACGATCCTGACCAATATCCACTACGCAGGCGACCACTTCGCAGTCACCGTAGTTCTCTTTCAGCCATGGAATGATGGCAGAAGTGTCGAGGCCGCCAGAGTATGCGAGAACGATTTTTTTGATGCCGTGATTTTGCATTGTCTTGTCCTTGTTAAAGCTATTCTTTGTCTATGCCAGAATCCGGGTGCCGATAGCCACGCCGTTGAATAAAGAGGGTAGCTGATCCGCGTGGCGCCATGAGGCGATGTCCACCGGACGTCCCAGAGTACGAGCAGCATCCAGCGCCGCGTTCACTTTCACTATCATGCCGTCGGTAATAATGCCCTGCTGAATCAGCTGCTCGGCTTTTGCCGCCGTCATCTCGGCGATGCGCTGGCCTTTACCGTCCAGGATACCGCTTACGTCGGACAGCAGGATCAGATCCGCACCGAGCGTTGAGGCAAGCGCCGTCGCCGCCTGATCCGCATTCACGTTCATCAGTTCGCCTTCCGCGGTCACGCCGATGGAGCTAACAATCGGCAGGAAGCCATTTTCCAGCAGCGTGTTAATCAGTTTTGGCGAGCCCGGTTTAGCCAGACCGACGTGGCCAAGCGCTTCGTCAAGCTGGGTCACCGTCACGCTATCCCCGTCGCCGAGGCTCAGCCCAACGCCGTTAATACCGTGCTTCTTCGCCCACGCCAGCAGCGTCTTGTTCGCCGTACCTGCCAGCGCGCCGGTAATAATGTCAATCTGGTCGGCAGGCGTAACGCGCAGGCCATTTTTCTTTTCCACCGGCAGCGCCAGCTTCTTCATCAGCTCATCGACCAGGCAACCGCCGCCGTGCACGATAACCAGCGGACGCTGATGGGACTGACGGTAGTTCACCAGCGCGGTAAACAGGCGCTCCAGCGCTTCTTCGCTATCCAGCAGTACGCCGCCTAATTTGATAATTAAAGGATTCATCATTTCACCCGACAGACGGTTAAATAAGGGACTGCGTTTCGGCGAAGCCAAAACGAATATTAAGGCACTGGACTGCCTGCGCCGCGGCACCTTTCAGCAGGTTATCCTCGGTGGCAACAACAATCAGGTGCTCATCCTGCACGGCAAAGCCGATGTCGCAGAACGGCAGGCCGACAACGTTTTTCAGCGCCGGAACGCCTTTTTCATAGAGGCGAACCAGCGGCTTTTCACCGTAGGCCTGAGTAAACGTCTCAGCGATTTTCTGCTGCGTGACGCCTGCTTTCAGGCGACAGGTAATGGTCGCCAGGATGCCGCGCGGGAAATTGCCGAGGTGCGGAGTGAAAATAACCGACGCGCCAAGATGGGTCGCAATTTCAGGCTGATGGCGATGGTTAAATACGCCATACGGCTGCAGGCTGACTTCGCAGAAGCTGCTGGAAATCGCTGCTTTGCGCCCGGCGCCGCTTACGCCGCTGGTGGCGTTGATCACCGGCCACTGGTTCAAATCCAGCAGATCGGC
This region of Cedecea lapagei genomic DNA includes:
- the argB gene encoding acetylglutamate kinase; the protein is MMNPLIIKLGGVLLDSEEALERLFTALVNYRQSHQRPLVIVHGGGCLVDELMKKLALPVEKKNGLRVTPADQIDIITGALAGTANKTLLAWAKKHGINGVGLSLGDGDSVTVTQLDEALGHVGLAKPGSPKLINTLLENGFLPIVSSIGVTAEGELMNVNADQAATALASTLGADLILLSDVSGILDGKGQRIAEMTAAKAEQLIQQGIITDGMIVKVNAALDAARTLGRPVDIASWRHADQLPSLFNGVAIGTRILA
- the argC gene encoding N-acetyl-gamma-glutamyl-phosphate reductase, whose protein sequence is MLNTLIVGASGYAGAELVSYLNRHPDMNITALTVSAQSSDAGKLLSDLHPQLKGIVDLPLQAMSDISEFSKDVDVVFLATAHEVSHDLAPHFLAAGCVVIDLSGAFRVNDPAFYERYYGFTHQHPELLEKAVYGLAEWQGDKLKESNLIAVPGCYPTASQLALKPLIDADLLDLNQWPVINATSGVSGAGRKAAISSSFCEVSLQPYGVFNHRHQPEIATHLGASVIFTPHLGNFPRGILATITCRLKAGVTQQKIAETFTQAYGEKPLVRLYEKGVPALKNVVGLPFCDIGFAVQDEHLIVVATEDNLLKGAAAQAVQCLNIRFGFAETQSLI
- a CDS encoding argininosuccinate synthase, producing the protein MQNHGIKKIVLAYSGGLDTSAIIPWLKENYGDCEVVACVVDIGQDREDLKGVEQKALRSGASECYVVDAREEFISDYVYPVLQTGALYEGSYLLGTSMARPLIAKVLVDVANKVGADALCHGATGKGNDQVRFESTWAALAPHLKVVAPWREWNLRSREALLDYLKERDIPTTASLEKIYSRDENAWHISTEGGVLESPWNAPNKDCWVWTVDPQEAPDQAEQVTVTVKQGKVVAVNGEAMSPFKCLETLNVIGSKHGIGRIDIVENRLVGIKSRGCYETPGGTIIMAALRGVEQLVLDRDSFKWREQLGLEMSYVVYDGRWFAPLRKSLQASAESLAEEVNGEVVLQLYKGQVTAIQKKSPNSLYSEEFATFGEDEVYDHSHAGGFIRLFSLSSRIRALNELKK
- the argH gene encoding argininosuccinate lyase, which translates into the protein MALWGGRFTQAADRRFKQFNDSLRFDYRLAEQDIVGSVAWSKALVTVGVLTEAEQQQLEQALNVLLEEVQANPQAILESDAEDIHSWVEGKLIDKVGALGKKLHTGRSRNDQVATDLKLWCKMQISELLAATRQVQQALIETAEANQDAVMPGYTHLQRAQPVTFAHWCLAYVEMLARDESRLQSTLDRLDVSPLGSGALAGTAYEIDREQLAGWLGFASATRNSLDSVSDRDHVLELLSNASIGMVHLSRFAEDLIFFNTGEAGFVELSDRVTSGSSLMPQKKNPDALELIRGKCGRVQGALTGMMMTLKGLPLAYNKDMQEDKEGLFDALDTWLDCLHMSVLVLDGIQVKRPRCQEAAEQGYANATELADYLVAKGVPFREAHHIVGEAVVEAIKQGKALEALTLADLQKFSAVIGDDVYPILSLQSCLDKRAAKGGVSPVQVAQAITDAKQRLV